The nucleotide sequence TGCGTGTAAATCAATCTCTCTCAAGCACACTGCTATGGTAAAACTGAGCTAACTGCAGGATTTACCTCAGGCAGCATTTACTCTCAGGCAGGATTTACCCCCAAGCCAGCAGAGGCACTTACAGTAAGTCAGCACAGTTATCTCAAACACCTTCTACTCACTGTAGGGTAAATGCAAATGTGCAGTTACCAAGAGAATGGCGACATGTAGTAATCCTGTGGCTCCAGCACCTGCACAACCATGTACCTGCatcccactgccctgggcaccaCCAGCCAGCTATGGACAATAAATGTTCATTTTGAAGTTAGGGAGTAGGGAATTAAGGAGATTTCCAGGAATGGGTTTGGAAACCTACTCTTGGGAAGTGAGTCGttataaaaaaatgaagaaaagcacagGTCTGAGATGTTTACTAGGCAGGTGAGGATACTGCAGCAGAAGATGTGGACTTGGACTGCCTCAGGGCTTGGATTTTGGCAGGACaataggaaaattattttctaaagaacGGTATACAGCCTCGGCTTCCATTTCAGGAACTCTGCATTGTCTAAGGCCAGCTTTTCCTCCTTCGCTACCCTACTTATTAGAGGTAATTTTGTTTGGAGATTCCTGAACTCAGGAACAGGCCTTAACTATAGATCTAGTTCTTCCTTATGTAAACCTTCATCTGGAATATGATGAGAAGGTAAATACTGACACCAAGACCTATATCTAAGAGAGAAGTAAATCTGCCAAAAGATCATATATGTAGCAAAGACTCCTCTGTCCACACTTTCTAGATTAGACATCTGAGAAAACCTGTTGAACACCACAAGTACTATTATTACATTTGGACAGTGCAGAAAGTTCACAAGTATGTCCAGTCACTTTTCCAGGTGAGTTTTGATTTTATTGCAGTAATGGGAATGAATTGGGTTAAATGTGTTAGGCACGTCTATCTTCTGCTCTGAAGAAAGATGGTCCAGAGACTTTCTTCGTCTTTGCAATGAGGTGAATGGGGACTGCATATGACACAGCACTCCTTATGTGACTTTCTGGAGACAGGCACCTTTATGCAACAGTAGCAGTTTTTAGAAGTTTGATATTGTTACActtactgtttattttaaaattagtgtATTGATAGATTTGACAGCTTCTTCCAAAGACACAGTTCTGCTATCACTTCCTGTATGCTGTACATGGCATGCAGAGCCTGAAATTACACTTACCCAACTGTTTGCAGTCTCTCTcaacagcacagacacaggagCCAACCCAGGGATGACTAACCTAGGGATCTAAGCACTGCCATTGCTGAGGCAGGCTGAAGTTATAACCACCATTTGCTGCTGCACAATTCAGACATAggcttctctttccttttttagcCTTCTCTTCTGTAGGCTGCAAGATGAGTGCTTTGCTATCCTCTCAGAGGAGCTGCATGCAGTCTCTCCTACATGTCTGTCAGGGACCATTAGCATTGGACTTGTTCATTCAAGTTGATTTGATACCCTTGCATCTTACAGTGCACTAAGAGTTCATCATAAAAGGAAAGATAGTCAAAGATACCATATATAGAATTTATATTTTGGGCCATTTTTAACTTGCTTATAGGCATCAAAGACTGTTTTTAGCCacagtaaagggaaaaaaagcagaaataaatgatAATGTCATTTACTGTGAAACTTTCCCCTGTCCTCCCCAGAAATCTTTGGTTTTGaactctgctcttccctttaCTGCGATAGACTGAATCACAGGATCATGGGGTACTTCAGAAAGGGTTCGCATGATATCTCTAGACCAGCCTCCTGCTCAAGGCATGATCAGCTAGAAGATCAGATGAGGTTGCTCAACGCTTTACCCTGTCTGGAAACATCCCAGCTTCGTCCACAAAATACAAAACCTGCCTTGctattctgttttttcttcactaAGTCTTGTAGAACCACTGTGAGACTGCATCTTGAACCTTTTATGGCcacatttcaaaaaataaactgcaggCTTCTTTCCCAAGGAGTTCATTGTAAACGGAGTAATGTTGATGAATATGTCTCAGTTCAAAAACGCGTGTGCAACCACCTGATGTGAATGATTCCCCACTAAATTACAGAGAAATAGATCTAAAGTAAATTTAAATGTGCTTGAAATCAAGCAGGCACTTAGAAATTTTGCTGCACTGGGGTCCAATCGTTCTGAAACACGGTGaaaaaccaaaggaagaaagtcatcaaaaccaaacagactGCAGACATTCAGCTGACTCTTTTGTTCAGTATTTGCATTGTTTGAAAGACAACTGTGAAGCATCTCGCTTATCCACAAGGCTCCCATCAGGCTGTTTACCAGTAAAATCTGAAAAGCTGTTGGGAGTCCACGTGATTTCTAGTACTTTGAGcaggttggttttgtttccttgttcaGACGTTCTAGTCCAAAGACATTGTGCGCAGAAACTGTCAGGTCatgaataaaagataaaaagccCGCTATTTTTTAACCAGCTTCACTGGACTGGTTCAGGGGTTGGTCCAAACTGCAGACATACAATCAGCATACAGGAGACTTTAATGTCGGATTTATCAcactggaaatttaaaaataagtgtttaATAATTTTGTTGAATATCAAAACCATTGTATATTTTATGCAACACACAGAGAACAGGGTCTGATGCTTAGGAGCGGTCAGGCACATAAACGTAGACATGGGCTTTCGGGATGCACGGagcccaggggctgggctgatggtggaggaaaaacctgttGCCCTGGGTGATGCCAGCCGCTTGCCCACGCTGCCGGCCCGCTTCCAGCACTTTCTCCACACCAACGTCAGGGGCCGGGGTCCCCCTGGCCGCCGGCCGCCCCCACTCCCGCGGAGGCGGCGCGACccgggccccgcagccccggccgggctcccccggccccgcgcaccGCGGGCCCtccgcccgcgcccccccgcGCTTCGGCCgtgccctgctcctccctctccccccgccgccgcgcGGAGTGGGCCAGCCCGCCCCTATATAAGAGCCGGGTGGGCGGCTCCGCGCCCCAGCGTCGCCAGCGGCTCGGCAGCGGAACTGCCGCGGGGGACATCGTCGTGCGTGGGGCACAGCCTGCCTGCGGCACAGCCTGCCTGCCTTCTTCCCGGCTCCCCGCCGCCCTGCAGCCATGGCCTGGCAGCCGATGGAGATCAACCCCGAGGTGCGCGAGGGGCGGCGAGGCGGGTGGTGGGGCGCTGTCTCTCACCGGCACTCACGCTTTCCCCCCCCCGTATTGTCTTCCAGATGCTGAACAAAGTGAGTTGCCGCCGCCGGAGGACCGCCGCGGGCGGGAGGGCGCCGTCCCTTCCCCCTCCATCCCTCGGCATCCCGCTCTGCCGGGGGCCGCCAGCCGCGGTGACGGTACCGCTGCGCGGGGCGCGGCCGCACCTGCGGAGCGGcgcttccctccatccctcggCATCCCGCCTTGCTGGGGTGCGGCCGCACCTGCGGAGCGGcgcttccctccatccctcggcatcccgccccgccggggcgCGGCCGCACCTGCGGAGCGGCGCTGAGCCCGTGCGCCccgcggcgggcgcggccggCAGGtggcgcggcggggccgcgcgtTGTGCTGTGTCAccgggcgcggcggggctggggcggccGCGCCCCGCGGGGACGGGCGTGTCGCGGCCGGGCCACCCGCTCTCTGTGCCCCGTGCAGGTGCTGTCCCGCCTCGGGGTGGGTCCTGGCTGGCGCTTCGTGGACGTGCTGGGCTTCGAGGATGAGGCGCTGCGCGCCGTGCCGACCCCGGCCTGTGcgctgctcctgctgttcccGCTGACGGAGCAGGTGGGTGTCCCCTCCCGCACACAGGGTAGCACTGGCTGCCGTCAGGAGTGTGGCTGTCGTCCACCCAAGCATCAGATGGTTGGGCACATGGATGGGGCTTGGCACTGGTGCAGTGTTGTGCTTGGTCCCAGCCTCCAAATAGCCTCAACTGAAATGAACTGAGCAACTAAACAAGGGCTCTCATTCCATCCCAGTTTTCCTATGAGACTTTGCTTTGTATATcagacaggggaaaaaaaacatgagCACTCTTGAGTGTGAGGAATAGCAATTCCATTACCATGCTGAATCATTGGATCTGGAGAGGCCTACATTACTTCTTTAgtatattaatattaatatattcaGTCCACTTGATGCTAAAGATGGGCTTTGAAATCAAGTTTAAGTAGCAGGTTCTTAAAAGGAAGGATTATAACCTTCCAATAGTGATGGATTTTACAGTTGTTGATATGTTGTTCTGATGGGGAGGGGCTTGTGAAGGCAAATTTTCTAAAGGTCCAAAGGCCTATTGTAGAGACATGCTGAGTAGTCTTGTTCAATGGACCAAAGCTACTGGGAGATGATCTAAAGGGGCCTATCCATTATATTATTTCCCACCCCAAGCTATTTCCGCTGTATGGCACAGATGGAGAAGCTAAGAACAGTGCCTTTGGATATCACTGAGTCATGCAGGTAGTCCATTAAGTGTTGGCCTGAATCCAGTTTAGACATATGCTGCTTTATTAGTACCACAAAGACAATTTTCTGAGTAAATCTTTATCCAGTCTTGATACTGATTCTCCTGCACAACAACATAATTGTCCAGTGGTTTGCACAATACAAAGGTAGGTCTGTGATGAAATGCCTAAAACAGTTACGTGTTTACAGCATGAGAACTTCAGGAAGCAACAGACTGAGAGAATAAAGGACCAGGAGATCAGTTCCAAGGTGTATTTCCTGAAGCAGACAGTCAGTAACTCCTGTGGGACAATTGGTCTGATACATGCAGTTGCTAATAACAAGGACAAATTGAAACTTGGTGAGTATGAATGTTCCGAAGTGCTTGAAtttcgtttttttttttgacagcagATTGCATGGATATGGGCTTTTGGGAGACAGGTGGGGCTTTCATGCATGCCAAGTTGAGGCATGCTGTACTGTTTCAGTTGGTAAGTGGGCCATCCAGCTTTTGGAGAGGGGCATGTGTACTGCCTGAAGCACAGAAGGGAATGTGCTTTGACTCCTGTCTGGTAGCTGCAGAGGTATTGTCCTACTACGCCATGCAAGAGGAAAAGGACCCATTGCAGGACTGACCAAAATCTGTCTGTAATTAGGAAGTACTGTGTTCAGAAGCAGTTATTGACATTAAGTTTGATGTCAATAGAAGAGATGGGGTTATTCATGCTACTTATGTCTAATGTAAATTGATGTGCTCAGAGTAGCCTGTAAATCAGtctaaaacatgttttctttttgctggaGAAGTTGTGTAGATAAGGGTTTGTAAGGAGATTTTTCCTACTGAGGTAATAGTTTTGATGGTTTCTTTACTGTAGAAAAAGATTCTTTTGTTGTTCAAAGACTAGAGATCTGCAAAATACAACTACCAGTATTCCAAGAGAACTTGGACCCTTTCTGTGGTGTGGGATTCCTTTTtatacaaaggaaaacacatgTGGAAGGCATAATGAGCATTTAAGCAtagttttgctttgttcttctTAAAAAGGATTCACTGAAATAACACACTCTTGATGAGCAAAGCAATGATGCAGCACATCTTTTATGTGCTAGAGCTCAGTGCATCTTAGTACTGCACTACTAATTTATGTTCTGGAAAACCAAAGTAAGCCCATCATGAGCAAGTGCTGCCTTCATTTGAAGGCAGTGAGACAATTTCATCTACCCATATTCTGGTAGTTATGTGTTGCAGCCCGTACCTTTCTTGAATTACTTCAAAACAGGATTGTACATTTCTGCCAAATGTGCAGTGCAGAATCAGAAAAGCTAAATCCCATCTGAAAgtgattttcaaaacaaacatcCAGAGTAACCTGAAGTACTCTTCCCTGAAACAACTCTGGTTGTTTGTGTAGATTGTTACTAATATCCTCTGGATAAATAGCTTACTTTAAGTGGTAGTTATAATGTGCTTATGTTGGAGATAGTTACAGGCTGAATGCAATGACTTGTAGTTAGTGCAAAAAGCACTGATTACTGTGGGCTGCATCTAAACTGTGACTGATGCTTTACCTATACTGAATAAAATGTTCGATCATCTTGTGCAGATGAGGGGTCTGCCCTGAAGAAGTTTCTTGATGAAACAGCTGATTTGTCTCCTGAAGAAAGAGCTAAGCATTTGGCAAATAATAAGGTATATGAACTACACAAACTGCTGAGAGCTATCAGCACCTAAAGATGTAGTAACCTGTATCTGCTTTCTCTTAAGGCTATACAAGAAGTCCACAATTCTGTTGCGCAAGAAGGACAATGTCGGGTAAGATGTGAATGTGTAAAATCTTGGGAAAAGTTTTAATGAAGGTAGTATAGCAACATTTTTTGTCTGTCAGATAGCTGTTAGAGTTCgtgaggaaagagaaatgagtgACTCATGGGTGGATACTTGTTCAGGATTTCTTCCTCAAACATGGAATTAAAAATTTGGGTCCAGACCCAGTCTGAAAATACGACTATACATTAGGTTTTCTGGTGCTTGACCTTGTAGAGGTCCTGCCACAGGCCTCTTCAGCTGAACTTAAGTTTTCAGTCATTTGCTTTCTTGTTGAAGTGTCCTCTGTTCTGTAGTCACAAATTGGGTTTGCAGTACTAGCTTCAATCTAACAAATATATCTGATGGTATCTCCTAAGGTTGAGGACAACAGTGTGAATTTCCACTTCATCCTGTTTGTCAATGTGGATGGACACCTGTATGAATTGGGTAAGGTCCTGTGAAACTCTGCAGTTAGGCTGGGCCTACTTCACACTGCACAACAGTGTTGGGGGCTCAGGCACGATACTTTGTGCTAATTAAACTATTTGCTGAGGCCTTCAGAGCCAAAACACAGTTTGTACCTTCACCTGaagatttaaactgaaaatgggTTGCACTGAAGGCCTAAAACATGTTGTCACTGGTAGAGCTGAGAAGACTGTTTCCATCTCACTCAGATTATTGACAATTTGTTCTGACTTTCCAAATATCATCATATGTGTACTTGTTTGGGTCCACTATGCTCAGTTCTGCTAATTCAGAAGCATTTCTTTCACAGATGGCCGTATGCCATTTCCTGTAAACCATGGCACAAGCTCGGATGACTTGCTGTTGAAGGTAAGACTTCTCCCTTGCTGCTTGTTTCCCTGAAAGCAAGGCTTATAAAAAGGTGAGAAGTCTGCATTTGGTGTATAGTGGTTGTACCTACTTGCTCTGCAAGACTGTACTTCAATTCGCTAAATTTATGACAACTAAAGGTATTGTCCCCCAGAGCTAGATACCTGTTAAGTGTATTTATTAGCTGGTGTTATAAGACTACGTAACTTAGTTGATGGGACTCAGAGAGGAACTGCAAAGACTTGTTCTCTACAGCAAGTGTATTTGGTTAGTCTAAGCAGCTATATGTTTTCATCCCCAAGGATTCTGCTAAGATCTGCAGACAATTTACAGAACGTGAAAAAGGAGAAGTTCGTTTTTCTGCTGTGGCTTTCTGCAAGTCTGCCTAAGACTCTGAAGAGATGCGAGGAAAGCAGTTTAATAGCACACCAGTAAATGCAGTTTAAACTTCAGTGCTTCAGTACTTGTTAAACACAGCTGTTCTGGTAACTTAAATTATTTCCACCTTTTGCTATACACAGAAGCAACATCAGCCGAGCTTATGCTAAAGGATGAGCTCAAGTTTTAATGTGAATGGTTTGGACACATCAGATATCTTTAGActcttttttttcacatgttAAGTAGAAAATGCTTAACAGGGCTTGTTTGATCTGTGTCATGTTAATGGAGTTGTTGGTTGATATTTCCTTGTCCTTAATGAGAATAAAATGTTCTGCTGGAAGACTAAATGGACTAAAGTGATGACTAATTTACTCCAAAAGGAACTGTGTGGCATCCTCTGTAAACACTTTCAAAAGATGCTCAAAGCTCTCCTCTGAGGAATAAGTTAACCTCAGGGTAGCAGGGCAATTGCTCTTTCTAGTGTCTTGAAGGCTTTCAAGGATGGAGAGACACCGGTAACATGTTGCAGAGCTGTATGCTGCACTACCCTTCTAGTAAggtttttcctaatgtccagtccAAAACTCATGAGCTACAATCTGCCACCCTGAATACACTTATTTTGGAGGAGTAAGGTGTGATAAATTAACAATTGAAATGTCACCTTAATGTGGTTTGTAATATGCTACAAGCCACAGAATACCCACTGGGTTTCCTTATAGGACACAGTATTAGAACAGATATTCTCCCTACCTGTAGCTGAACCAAACCTGCTGGCTAAGGCAGAACACAATCCTGGGCTAGGCTCTGTGTGCTTACTAACTTGTGATTCTGTTATGAAGACCTTTAAAGAGGCTGTACTTAGCTGTCCTGTCCAAGATGAcctaaaaagaagaaacccCTACTACATGAATTTCTAATAGCAGGATGAAATTTTGGATTCAAGGAGAAGAGACTTAATCTGTAGTACAAGTTCCTTGGCCTGAACTGTGACCTGTGGAAACTGTTTTCACCTGAGTCTagttgctgttttctgctcttgctgctcctTGCTGATACTTCAGGTAACTGTAAGCAGAGATAAAGCAGCCTTTAACTTGGGCCTTTATTCTAATGCATTAGGTCCCAGTCTGTCCCTGGCAGCCAGTGTATACAGTGCTGGGTACCACAGTCTTAGATGGTCACTGGTGCTCTGGGTATGCTGCAAGCTGTTCTGGCTTCAAGGAGATTTTTTGAAGGGTAATTCAAGCTTTTATTAAAGCTCTCTGTGGGCTGAAGTTAATTTGTATTGGGCCTTGTTCCTGCTCATATAATTACCTGATAGCTGAAGCTAATGAAGGGTTGCaacacattttaatttgaagCCTAAGGATTTGCTAAACCTCAGGATACTCCAATTCTAAACGTCAGTGTCTTCAGTTTCTGTTAGCAGCGAAGTGAAAACTATGGCTGAGAAATGGTGTTACATGTCGTCGTTCTCTACAGCAGC is from Corvus moneduloides isolate bCorMon1 chromosome 5, bCorMon1.pri, whole genome shotgun sequence and encodes:
- the UCHL1 gene encoding ubiquitin carboxyl-terminal hydrolase isozyme L1, translated to MAWQPMEINPEMLNKVLSRLGVGPGWRFVDVLGFEDEALRAVPTPACALLLLFPLTEQHENFRKQQTERIKDQEISSKVYFLKQTVSNSCGTIGLIHAVANNKDKLKLDEGSALKKFLDETADLSPEERAKHLANNKAIQEVHNSVAQEGQCRVEDNSVNFHFILFVNVDGHLYELDGRMPFPVNHGTSSDDLLLKDSAKICRQFTEREKGEVRFSAVAFCKSA